From a single Theropithecus gelada isolate Dixy chromosome 10, Tgel_1.0, whole genome shotgun sequence genomic region:
- the ADA2 gene encoding adenosine deaminase 2 isoform X3 encodes MDSLEWNWALVYELSGEHHDEEWSVKTYQEVAQKFVETHPEFIGIKIIYSDDRSKDVTVIAESIRTAMGLRTKFPTVVAGFDLVGHEDTGHSLHYYKEALMIPARDGVKLPFFFHAGETDWQGASIDKNILDALMLNTTRIGHGFALSKHPAARAYSWEKDIPIEVCPISNQVLKLVSDLRNHPVAALMAIGHPMVISSDDPAMFGAKGLSYDFYEAFMGIGGMKADLRTLKQLAMNSIRYSTLLETEKNTFMEIWKKRWDKFIADVATK; translated from the exons GTGTATGAGCTCAGTGGAGAGCACCACGACGAAGAGTGGTCAGTGAAGACTTACCAGGAAGTAGCTCAGAAGTTTGTGGAAACTCACCCTGAGTTTATTGGAATCAAAATCATTTATTCAGATGACAG ATCCAAAGACGTGACTGTCATCGCAGAATCCATCCGAACGGCCATGGGGCTCCGAACCAAGTTCCCCACGGTGGTGGCAGGGTTTGATCTG GTGGGGCATGAGGACACTGGCCACTCCTTGCACTACTACAAGGAAGCTCTGATGATCCCCGCCAGGGATGGTGTTAAGCTGCCTTTCTTCTTCCACGCCGGAGAGACAG ATTGGCAGGGCGCTTCCATAGACAAGAACATTCTGGATGCTCTGATGCTGAACACTACCAGAATCGGCCATGGATTTGCTTTGAGTAAACACCCCGCAGCCAGGGCTTACTCCTGGGAAAAGGACATCCCCATAGAAGTCTGTCCCATCTCTAACCAG GTGCTGAAACTGGTGTCTGACTTGAGGAACCACCCTGTAGCCGCTCTGATGGCCATTGGGCACCCCATGGTAATCAGCTCTGATGACCCAGCCATGTTTGGTGCCAAAGGCTTGTCGTACGATTTCTATGAAGCCTTCATGGGCATTGGGGGGATGAAGGCTGACCTGAGGACCCTCAAACAGCTGGCCATGAACTCTATCAG GTACAGCACCCTGTTGGAGACGGAGAAAAATACTTTCATGGAAATCTGGAAGAAGAGATGGGATAAGTTCATAGCGGATGTGGCTACAAAGTGA